From the genome of Phyllostomus discolor isolate MPI-MPIP mPhyDis1 chromosome 12, mPhyDis1.pri.v3, whole genome shotgun sequence, one region includes:
- the CALM3 gene encoding calmodulin-3, with product MADQLTEEQIAEFKEAFSLFDKDGDGTITTKELGTVMRSLGQNPTEAELQDMINEVDADGNGTIDFPEFLTMMARKMKDTDSEEEIREAFRVFDKDGNGYISAAELRHVMTNLGEKLTDEEVDEMIREADIDGDGQVNYEEFVQMMTAK from the exons ATG GCTGACCAGCTGACTGAGGAGCAGATCGCAG aGTTCAAGGAGGCCTTCTCCCTGTTTGACAAGGATGGAGATGGCACTATCACCACCAAGGAGCTGGGGACAGTGATGAGGTCCCTGGGACAGAACCCCACTGAAGCAGAGCTGCAGGACATGATCAACGAGGTGGATGCAGATG GGAATGGGACCATTGACTTCCCAGAGTTCTTGACCATGATGGCCAGAAAGATGAAGGATACGGACAGCGAGGAGGAGATCCGAGAGGCCTTCCGTGTCTTTGACAAG GACGGCAACGGCTACATCAGCGCGGCGGAGCTGCGTCACGTCATGACGAACCTGGGTGAGAAGCTGACCGACGAGGAGGTGGATGAGATGATCCGAGAGGCCGACATTGATGGGGATGGCCAGGTCAACTATGAAG AGTTTGTACAGATGATGACCGCGAAGTGA